In Luteitalea sp. TBR-22, one genomic interval encodes:
- a CDS encoding DUF3352 domain-containing protein, with amino-acid sequence MSTAKTRYFLFGSAAILTAGLAAGTVAYMGGMPRALASNTGPDELSLVPAGAAVVAYANVQGVMTSEFRQRLNTLMDNEGKGRQEFQEQTGIDVERDIDAVIAAMSPAADGTANHGSGFVALRGRFDIAKIEALVTSKGGQLTDYKGARLLVAHEEEGESPRIALVNAGLVIVGSEAAVKAAIDRNAGDGTASITSDGEFVRMLESVDQNSTVWAIGRPKVLGVAATGDGAQVLGQQLPEVRWFAASGHLNGGLTATVRAEGKDAEAGKNMREVVQGVLALARLQLEAKPELKPLLNSVTVEGTGSGVAVHMTLPAEMLDVIVKQASAVHGDHMKQLHEMHRNAEN; translated from the coding sequence ATGAGCACCGCAAAGACCCGCTACTTCCTCTTCGGTTCGGCCGCCATCCTCACTGCGGGCCTCGCGGCCGGCACCGTCGCCTACATGGGCGGCATGCCCCGCGCCCTGGCCAGCAACACCGGACCCGACGAACTGTCGCTCGTCCCTGCCGGCGCGGCCGTGGTGGCCTACGCCAACGTGCAGGGGGTGATGACGTCGGAGTTCCGGCAGCGCCTGAACACCCTCATGGACAACGAGGGCAAGGGCCGACAGGAGTTCCAGGAGCAGACCGGCATCGACGTCGAGCGCGACATCGACGCCGTCATCGCCGCCATGAGCCCGGCCGCCGACGGCACGGCCAACCACGGCAGCGGCTTCGTGGCCCTGCGCGGTCGCTTCGACATCGCCAAGATCGAGGCCCTGGTGACCAGCAAGGGCGGCCAGCTCACCGACTACAAGGGCGCCCGCCTGCTCGTGGCGCACGAGGAGGAGGGCGAGTCGCCGCGCATCGCGCTGGTCAACGCCGGCCTCGTGATCGTCGGCTCCGAGGCCGCCGTCAAGGCCGCCATCGACCGCAACGCCGGCGACGGCACCGCGAGCATCACCAGCGACGGCGAGTTCGTCCGCATGCTCGAGAGCGTCGACCAGAACTCCACGGTGTGGGCCATCGGTCGCCCGAAGGTGCTCGGCGTGGCGGCGACCGGCGACGGCGCCCAGGTGCTCGGCCAGCAGCTCCCCGAGGTCAGGTGGTTCGCCGCGTCGGGCCACCTCAACGGCGGCCTCACGGCCACGGTCCGCGCCGAGGGCAAGGACGCGGAAGCCGGCAAGAACATGCGCGAGGTCGTCCAGGGCGTGCTCGCGCTGGCCCGCCTCCAGCTCGAGGCCAAGCCCGAGCTCAAGCCGCTGCTCAACTCGGTCACCGTCGAGGGCACCGGTAGTGGCGTCGCCGTCCACATGACGCTCCCCGCCGAGATGCTCGACGTCATCGTCAAGCAGGCCTCAGCGGTGCACGGCGACCACATGAAGCAGCTGCACGAGATGCACCGCAACGCCGAGAACTGA
- a CDS encoding ABC transporter permease, translated as MPASRAEASLSLPRAAARIFDLSLDQMLWSRRTVFMALVVGGPLLIALMVRVIDMFSAGSGGVQIDGVRVGSGAIFGLMVWVFYLRFAVPVLAVFYGTSLMADEVEDKTITYLFSRPIPRGAVLLGKYLAYLVCTIAVVLPSVVLVYLLIMSRPGGSLAGGFLDLVKDLVVIALGLATYGALFAWVGARFKRPLLTGLAFVFAWEPAILVIPGYLRRFTVAYYLQGLVPQAMPADDSTVSLLTSLFREFPAVGTSLFWLAVIVAVGLTLAMRTVARREYVLEQ; from the coding sequence GTGCCTGCGAGCCGCGCTGAGGCGAGCCTCTCCCTCCCCCGCGCTGCCGCCCGCATCTTCGACCTCTCCCTCGACCAGATGCTCTGGTCGCGGCGGACGGTGTTCATGGCGCTGGTGGTCGGCGGGCCGCTGCTGATCGCGCTGATGGTGCGCGTCATCGACATGTTCTCGGCCGGCAGCGGCGGCGTGCAGATCGACGGCGTGCGGGTGGGCAGCGGCGCCATCTTCGGCCTGATGGTGTGGGTGTTCTACCTGCGCTTCGCCGTCCCCGTGCTCGCGGTGTTCTACGGCACGTCGCTGATGGCCGACGAGGTCGAGGACAAGACGATCACCTACCTGTTCTCGCGGCCCATCCCGCGCGGCGCGGTGCTGCTCGGCAAGTACCTGGCGTACCTGGTGTGCACCATCGCCGTGGTGCTGCCGTCGGTCGTGCTGGTGTACCTGCTCATCATGTCGCGGCCCGGCGGGTCGCTCGCCGGCGGCTTCCTCGACCTGGTCAAGGACCTCGTGGTGATCGCCCTCGGGCTGGCCACCTACGGGGCGCTGTTCGCCTGGGTCGGCGCCCGCTTCAAGCGGCCCCTGCTCACCGGCCTGGCCTTCGTGTTCGCCTGGGAGCCGGCCATCCTGGTCATCCCGGGCTACCTGCGCCGGTTCACGGTTGCCTATTACCTGCAGGGCCTCGTGCCGCAGGCGATGCCGGCCGACGACAGCACCGTCAGCCTCCTCACGTCGCTCTTCCGGGAGTTCCCGGCCGTCGGCACCAGCCTGTTCTGGCTGGCCGTGATCGTGGCAGTCGGCCTCACCCTGGCCATGCGGACCGTGGCGCGGCGGGAGTACGTGCTCGAACAGTAG
- a CDS encoding four helix bundle protein, translating into MGIVRTYQDLEVWQTSIELAVDITRLANQLPQSELYALGLQLRRAAISVPSNIAEGYGRSTRPEYVRFLRIARGSNAEVSSLLIIATRLGYLSEARAARTRETNDRIAAMLTRLLQTLEGR; encoded by the coding sequence ATGGGCATCGTACGTACCTATCAGGATCTCGAGGTGTGGCAGACGTCGATCGAACTCGCCGTCGACATCACACGACTGGCCAACCAGTTGCCACAGAGCGAGTTGTACGCGCTGGGGCTGCAGTTGCGCAGAGCGGCGATTTCGGTCCCCAGCAACATCGCCGAGGGATACGGCCGCTCGACACGGCCGGAATATGTGCGCTTTCTGCGCATAGCCCGAGGTTCCAATGCTGAAGTCTCCTCACTGCTCATCATCGCCACCCGGCTGGGCTACCTCAGTGAGGCACGAGCTGCACGCACCCGCGAAACCAACGATCGCATTGCCGCCATGCTGACTCGCCTGCTTCAGACGCTCGAAGGGCGTTGA
- a CDS encoding ABC transporter ATP-binding protein: MSVVAERGSRTADREGPGAAIITADHVSKWYGQVIGLNDVSVSIPAGITGLLGPNGAGKSTFMKLITGQLQPSKGSVTVLGAPIWGNPAAYTRIGFCPEQDAFYERMTGLEWVSALVRLNGYSSTEAKAAALRALEAVDLVPAADKKIGAYSKGMRQRVKLAQALVHDPELLILDEPLTGMDPLMRRRTIRIIREWARDGRSVLVSSHILHEVEAMTSNVLLINNGRILAEGDVHDIRALIDHHPHTVHIRAERPRELARECLSYPYVRSLRFEADALVVETDAPDTFYTQLTLLASEEPFGRIDEVTSPDDNLAAVFGYLVK; encoded by the coding sequence ATGAGCGTCGTCGCGGAGCGGGGCTCGCGGACCGCGGATCGGGAAGGACCGGGAGCCGCGATCATCACCGCCGACCACGTGTCGAAGTGGTACGGGCAGGTCATCGGCCTCAACGACGTCAGCGTGTCGATCCCGGCGGGCATCACCGGGCTGCTCGGCCCCAACGGCGCCGGCAAGTCGACGTTCATGAAGCTGATCACCGGGCAGCTGCAGCCGAGCAAGGGCAGCGTCACCGTGCTCGGCGCGCCGATCTGGGGCAACCCGGCGGCCTACACCCGCATCGGGTTCTGTCCCGAGCAGGACGCCTTCTACGAGCGGATGACCGGCCTCGAGTGGGTGTCGGCGCTGGTGCGGCTCAACGGCTACTCCAGCACCGAGGCGAAGGCCGCGGCGTTGCGCGCCCTCGAGGCGGTGGACCTGGTGCCCGCCGCCGACAAGAAGATCGGCGCCTACAGCAAGGGCATGCGGCAGCGCGTCAAGCTCGCCCAGGCCCTGGTCCACGACCCCGAGTTGCTGATCCTCGACGAGCCGCTCACCGGCATGGACCCGCTGATGCGCCGCCGCACCATCCGCATCATCCGCGAGTGGGCCCGTGACGGCCGCAGCGTGCTGGTGTCGAGCCACATCCTGCACGAGGTCGAGGCGATGACGAGCAACGTGCTCCTCATCAACAACGGCCGCATCCTCGCCGAGGGCGACGTCCACGACATCCGCGCGCTGATCGACCACCACCCGCACACGGTGCACATCCGCGCCGAGCGGCCCCGCGAACTGGCGCGCGAGTGCCTGTCGTACCCCTACGTGCGCAGCCTGCGCTTCGAGGCCGACGCCCTGGTGGTCGAGACCGACGCGCCCGACACGTTCTACACGCAACTGACGCTGCTGGCTTCCGAGGAACCCTTCGGCCGGATCGACGAAGTGACGTCGCCGGACGATAACCTCGCGGCGGTGTTTGGGTACCTGGTGAAGTGA
- a CDS encoding ABC transporter permease, with translation MPIHDQSYRRYSGERRPVRSAWTVIARAGLMGFIVKRAFLGLLLAAWIPFVVRASQLFLASNFSQAATFLAPTPQTFRDFLGQQQIFVFLVTVYVGAGLIANDRRANALQLYLSKPVTRAEYILGKMTVLATFLLAITWLPAILLLVLQIAFSGSFTFLKANSSLVASITLYCLVLTLVITFGMTALSSLSRSSRFVGILFAGVLIFSDAMFNALRFITGSTAVSWVSIQASLDQVGDVIFRQAPRHQTPVAVSFIVLVAVVAVAASVLERRVRGVEVVA, from the coding sequence GTGCCCATTCATGACCAGTCGTACCGGCGCTACTCCGGCGAGCGCCGGCCGGTGCGCAGCGCCTGGACCGTCATCGCCCGCGCCGGTCTCATGGGGTTCATCGTGAAGCGGGCCTTCCTGGGCCTGCTGCTGGCCGCGTGGATCCCGTTCGTCGTCCGGGCCAGCCAGCTGTTCCTGGCGTCGAACTTCTCGCAGGCGGCGACGTTCCTGGCGCCGACGCCGCAGACGTTCCGCGACTTCCTCGGCCAGCAGCAGATCTTCGTGTTCCTGGTCACCGTGTACGTCGGCGCCGGGCTCATCGCCAACGACCGACGCGCCAACGCGCTGCAGTTGTACCTGTCCAAGCCGGTCACCCGCGCCGAGTACATCCTCGGCAAGATGACCGTGCTCGCCACGTTCCTGCTCGCCATCACCTGGCTACCGGCCATCCTGCTCCTGGTGCTGCAGATCGCCTTCTCGGGCAGCTTCACGTTCCTCAAGGCCAACTCCTCGCTGGTGGCCTCGATCACGCTCTACTGCCTCGTGCTCACCCTGGTGATCACCTTCGGGATGACGGCGCTCTCGTCGCTGTCGCGCAGCAGCCGGTTCGTCGGCATCCTCTTCGCGGGCGTGCTCATCTTCTCGGATGCGATGTTCAACGCCCTCCGCTTCATCACCGGCAGCACCGCGGTGTCCTGGGTCTCGATCCAGGCGAGCCTCGACCAGGTGGGTGACGTGATCTTCAGGCAGGCGCCGCGCCACCAGACGCCGGTCGCCGTGTCGTTCATCGTGCTCGTCGCGGTGGTGGCGGTGGCCGCCTCGGTGCTCGAGCGCCGCGTGCGCGGCGTGGAGGTGGTGGCATGA
- a CDS encoding ABC transporter ATP-binding protein: MTPDPSSVVALDDVTVVYGKNQALAGVAAHFPPGAVGLLGPNGAGKSTMIKALLGFVVPTQGRMTVLGLDVRHKAQDIRARIGYMPENDAHIPGMNAVTFVAYCGQLSGLPPVDAMQRAHEVLYYVGLGEARYRNIETYSTGMKQRIKLAQALVHDPDLLFLDEPTNGMDPKGRDEMLALIHDLGHNKRVNLILSSHLLPDVEHTCDHVIVMDKGRVATQGPIATLKGTGGSVFELRIKGDLPRFIEVLRGQGLEAHGTDEDVMRVLVPAGRSARDVFALAAAQDMQVRHLRPSVPTLEDVFIDAIEGGGRAHS, from the coding sequence GTGACTCCCGATCCCTCTTCCGTGGTGGCCCTCGACGACGTGACCGTCGTCTATGGGAAGAATCAGGCGCTTGCCGGCGTGGCGGCGCACTTTCCGCCGGGGGCCGTCGGCCTGCTCGGGCCGAACGGCGCCGGCAAGAGCACGATGATCAAGGCGCTGCTCGGCTTCGTGGTGCCGACACAGGGCCGGATGACCGTGCTCGGCCTCGACGTGCGCCACAAGGCCCAGGACATCCGGGCGCGCATCGGCTACATGCCGGAGAACGACGCGCACATCCCCGGGATGAACGCGGTGACCTTCGTCGCCTACTGCGGGCAGCTCTCGGGGTTGCCGCCGGTGGACGCGATGCAGCGCGCCCACGAGGTGCTGTACTACGTCGGCCTCGGCGAGGCGCGCTACCGCAACATCGAGACCTACTCGACGGGCATGAAGCAGCGCATCAAGCTCGCGCAGGCGCTGGTGCACGACCCCGACCTGCTGTTCCTCGACGAGCCGACCAACGGCATGGACCCGAAGGGCCGCGACGAGATGCTCGCGCTCATCCACGACCTCGGGCACAACAAGCGGGTCAACCTGATCCTGTCGTCGCACCTGCTGCCCGACGTCGAGCACACCTGCGACCACGTCATCGTGATGGACAAGGGCCGGGTGGCGACGCAGGGGCCGATCGCGACGCTGAAGGGCACCGGCGGCAGCGTGTTCGAGCTGCGGATCAAGGGCGACCTGCCGCGCTTCATCGAGGTGCTGCGCGGGCAGGGGCTCGAGGCGCACGGCACCGACGAGGACGTGATGCGGGTGCTGGTGCCGGCCGGCCGGTCGGCGCGCGACGTGTTCGCCCTCGCCGCGGCGCAGGACATGCAGGTGCGTCACCTGCGCCCGAGCGTGCCGACGCTCGAGGACGTCTTCATCGACGCCATCGAAGGAGGCGGCCGTGCCCATTCATGA
- a CDS encoding HD domain-containing protein — MSWTPDRDAALALLHEYTTGESLRRHAYAVEAAVRGYARRLGEDEALWSVTALLHDFDYERWPSQEEHPYKGVEILKQHGYPEVVTRAILSHADYSGVTRDSLLEKVLYACDEMSGFVTAAALVRPSRSVMDLEAASVKKRMKDKAFARAVPREDLIAGAESLGLPLEVHIANVIESLREVADDLGLRGSARPDP, encoded by the coding sequence ATGAGCTGGACGCCGGATCGCGACGCAGCGTTGGCGCTGCTCCACGAGTACACCACTGGCGAGAGCCTCCGGCGACACGCCTACGCGGTCGAGGCGGCGGTGCGCGGCTACGCGCGGCGCCTCGGCGAGGACGAGGCGCTGTGGAGCGTGACGGCCCTGCTGCACGACTTCGACTACGAGCGCTGGCCGTCGCAGGAGGAGCATCCGTACAAGGGCGTCGAGATCCTCAAGCAGCACGGTTACCCGGAGGTCGTGACGCGGGCCATCCTGTCGCACGCCGACTACAGCGGCGTCACCCGGGACAGCCTGCTCGAGAAGGTCCTGTACGCCTGCGACGAGATGTCGGGCTTCGTCACCGCCGCGGCGCTCGTCCGTCCCTCGAGGAGCGTGATGGATCTCGAGGCGGCCTCGGTGAAAAAGCGGATGAAGGACAAGGCCTTCGCCCGGGCCGTGCCCCGCGAGGACCTGATCGCCGGCGCCGAGTCGCTCGGGCTGCCGCTCGAGGTCCACATCGCCAACGTCATCGAGTCGTTGCGTGAGGTGGCCGACGACCTCGGGCTGCGGGGGAGCGCGCGCCCTGATCCCTGA
- a CDS encoding APC family permease — translation MQTNSPAETRDAGLDSEFTRGLGLYDATMVVVGSMIGSGIFIVSADMARLIGSPGWLLAAWLLTGVLTVGAALAYGELAAMMPRAGGQYVFLREAFSPLWGFLYGWTLFTVIQTGTIAAVAVAFARFTGVLFPWVAEDHYLIAPIHVTSGYALSLSTAQLLGVLLIALLTWTNTRGLEYGKIVQNVFTTAKTGALVALIAAGLLLGWNADAVAANFGNFWQPRGVVELAPGLTAVTAFGLFVAIGISQTGSLFSSDAWNNICFTAGEVKDPRRTLPLSMVLGTAIVTGLYILSNIAYLVALPLESIQSAPSDRVATLLLNTVFPGVGAAAMAVAIMVSTFGCVNGLVLAGARAYYAMARDGLFFRQAGELNAARVPAFGLVLQGLWAVLLVLPRTFDATTGRYGNLYSNLLDYVISAALIFYALTVAGLFRLRITRPDAHRPYRAFGYPVVPGLYILGALAILFVLFAYRPATTWPGLAIVLAGVPVYLVARGSRS, via the coding sequence ATGCAGACCAACTCGCCCGCGGAGACGCGGGACGCCGGGCTCGACAGCGAGTTCACGCGCGGGCTCGGCCTCTACGACGCCACCATGGTCGTGGTCGGCTCGATGATCGGCTCGGGCATCTTCATCGTCTCGGCCGACATGGCGCGGCTGATCGGCAGCCCTGGCTGGTTGCTGGCGGCGTGGTTGCTCACTGGCGTGCTCACCGTCGGCGCCGCGCTCGCGTACGGCGAGCTCGCGGCGATGATGCCGCGGGCCGGTGGGCAGTACGTGTTCCTGCGCGAGGCGTTCTCGCCGCTGTGGGGCTTCCTGTACGGCTGGACGCTGTTCACGGTCATCCAGACGGGCACGATCGCGGCCGTTGCGGTGGCGTTCGCGCGGTTCACCGGCGTGCTGTTCCCGTGGGTCGCCGAGGACCACTACCTCATCGCGCCGATCCACGTCACGTCGGGCTACGCGCTCTCCCTCTCGACGGCGCAGTTGCTCGGCGTGCTGCTGATCGCGTTGCTCACCTGGACCAACACCCGCGGCCTCGAATACGGCAAGATCGTGCAGAACGTCTTCACCACCGCGAAGACCGGCGCGCTGGTGGCGCTCATCGCCGCCGGCCTGCTGCTCGGGTGGAACGCCGATGCGGTCGCCGCCAACTTCGGCAACTTCTGGCAGCCGCGCGGCGTGGTGGAACTGGCTCCCGGGCTGACGGCCGTGACCGCGTTCGGGCTGTTCGTCGCGATCGGCATCTCGCAGACCGGGTCGCTGTTCTCGTCGGACGCGTGGAACAACATCTGTTTCACCGCCGGCGAGGTCAAGGATCCGCGGCGCACGCTGCCGCTGTCGATGGTGCTCGGCACGGCCATCGTCACCGGCCTCTACATCCTCTCCAACATCGCGTACCTGGTGGCGCTGCCGCTCGAGTCGATCCAGTCGGCGCCGTCCGACCGGGTGGCCACGCTGCTGCTCAACACCGTGTTCCCGGGCGTCGGCGCCGCGGCGATGGCGGTGGCAATCATGGTCTCGACCTTCGGTTGCGTGAACGGCCTGGTGCTGGCCGGCGCCCGGGCGTACTACGCGATGGCCAGGGACGGCCTGTTCTTCCGGCAGGCGGGGGAGTTGAACGCGGCCCGGGTGCCCGCCTTCGGCCTGGTGCTGCAGGGCCTGTGGGCCGTCCTGCTGGTGCTGCCGCGCACCTTCGACGCGACCACCGGCCGGTACGGCAACCTCTATTCGAACCTGCTCGACTACGTCATCTCGGCGGCGCTGATCTTCTACGCGCTCACCGTCGCGGGCCTGTTCCGGCTGCGGATCACGCGGCCCGACGCCCACCGGCCCTATCGCGCCTTCGGCTACCCCGTCGTGCCGGGGCTCTACATCCTCGGGGCGCTCGCGATCCTGTTCGTCCTTTTCGCCTATCGCCCGGCGACGACCTGGCCGGGGCTGGCCATCGTGCTGGCGGGTGTGCCGGTCTACCTGGTGGCGCGGGGGAGCCGGTCATGA
- a CDS encoding NUDIX hydrolase, translated as MSQRLYPTRPIVGVGGVIVDGDRVVLIKRRYEPLANRWSIPGGTLEVGEGLEEGVARELVEETGLVVRVGPVIEVFDRILRDEDGRVKYHFVLVDYLCLPVGGALQAGDDVSEAEWAPFGGLEPYELTDKATSVIRKAMDLRHDW; from the coding sequence GTGTCCCAACGCCTCTATCCCACCCGTCCCATCGTCGGCGTCGGCGGCGTGATCGTCGACGGGGATCGGGTCGTGCTGATCAAGCGCCGGTACGAACCGCTCGCCAACCGGTGGAGCATCCCGGGGGGCACCCTCGAGGTCGGCGAGGGGCTCGAGGAGGGCGTCGCGCGCGAACTCGTGGAGGAGACCGGGCTGGTTGTCCGGGTCGGCCCGGTCATCGAGGTCTTCGACCGCATCCTGCGCGACGAGGACGGGCGCGTGAAGTACCACTTCGTGCTGGTCGACTACCTGTGCCTGCCGGTCGGTGGGGCGCTGCAGGCGGGCGACGACGTGTCGGAGGCCGAGTGGGCGCCGTTCGGCGGGCTCGAGCCGTATGAGCTGACCGACAAGGCCACTTCCGTGATCCGCAAGGCCATGGACCTTCGTCACGACTGGTGA
- a CDS encoding response regulator, with protein sequence MKRVLVVDDNVDSADSLSLLLGLMGHTVCTAHDGAEALQKAEAFRPELVLMDIGMPVMDGCEAARRLRQEDWGGEMVLVALTGWGQDEDRRRTEDAGFNHHLIKPIDPVALEKLLDETAPRTQSQ encoded by the coding sequence GTGAAGCGTGTGCTCGTGGTGGACGACAACGTGGACTCGGCCGACAGCCTGTCGCTGCTGCTCGGGTTGATGGGGCATACCGTGTGCACGGCGCACGATGGTGCCGAGGCGCTGCAGAAGGCCGAGGCGTTCCGGCCCGAGCTGGTGCTGATGGACATCGGCATGCCGGTGATGGACGGGTGCGAGGCGGCGCGCCGGCTGCGCCAGGAGGATTGGGGCGGCGAGATGGTGCTGGTGGCCCTGACCGGCTGGGGACAGGACGAGGACCGGCGTCGCACCGAGGATGCCGGCTTCAATCACCACCTGATCAAGCCGATCGACCCGGTCGCGCTCGAGAAACTGCTCGACGAGACCGCCCCTCGGACGCAGTCACAGTAA